The following DNA comes from Terriglobales bacterium.
GGGGCGGCTGCTGCGAATACGCCGCGGCTCCCATGAAAGCGCCAGTTGAGTACGTCGTGAGAATGAAGCCGTTCACGTATAGCGTCGGCGAAGCCGCCGACGGCGGTACGCTTAGAGGGATCGCAAAGCTCGTGTATAGCGATCAAAAGAAGTGGGTATGGATTTTCGAAGCGAACCGGGATGTGGTGACCAACCCGAACGCGCTCCCTTACGGAATGTCACTCACCATTCCGGTATCACACCAGCCGTTGCCGAAGCTGGAAACAAAGGTTCTTCCGCCCTATCCTTCGGAGGCTGCCAGCCAGCATGTGCATGGCGACGTAACAATGGATGTGACGCTCAACGACGACGGTACAGTGCAAGACGTGAAAGTCATTGAGGGCAATCCGTTGCTCAATAGCGCAGCGACTGATGCCGTGAAGCAATGGAAGTACCGGCCGCTTACCCTGCACGGCAAGCTGGTGAACAGGACTGTCGTCGTGCTCACGTTCGGCAAGAACGGAAAGGTGCGTTAAGTTCGGGTCAACTCCTCATCAGCAAAAGAGCGCTCCAATTGGTGACGCCATTCGCGCTCATGGCCGGGTTTGGCGCAGCCCTCAACGACTGGATCGAGACCCCTGTCAAAATGCCTCGTGTATCACATCATTATATTTTGAATCGCTAACCGATCCAGCCTTCATTTGCTTTCGTACGTTAATCAGGTGTTGAAGAATCGGTGGAGGGCCGGCTTGATCTCGGGTGTATAATCTTGCCCTCCCCCCTTTAAGTCCAAAAAAGGAATTCAAGTATAGAGGATGATCTGACGATGTCAATCTCCACTCCAGGACGTCTTTTTCAAGCGAAGGCTTCAGCGGTATTTGCCGCTATCCTCGGCTGTGCTCTGGCGCACTTCTTTATCGCGTCCACTCCTGCCTCAGCCCAAAGATTGTGTGAGAACAATGACAACCCTGTGGCAACCATCAGTCCATGTACCGGGCCAGCGGGAACCACGGTCACAGTGACATTGGGCCGAAAACTGGCATCGGCTCCCAAGACATTGTTGTTTAAACGGGTGGTAGCGAACGGCGTTCCCGCGCAAGTGATTGTTCCACTCACCGGCCTGACTGCGGCAACGCCGCCCGAGCTGTGCACTGGTGGAAGCGGACGCTGGGAAGTCTGGCTGGTAGATTCGGCCGGCGGATCGCAGGGCAAGATCGGTGCTTTTTGGCCTGACTGCCGAGACCTTGGTTCGTCGGGGTCTATTGGTCCAACTCCCGGGGCTGCTCCTGGCCCGCAGCGATTGTGTGAAAACAGTGATACTGCGGTCGCCAGCATCAGCCCATGTACCGGCCCGGGCGGCACTCCTATTGCGATCACATTGCGCCGCACTCTCTCGTCTGCGCCGGCCGCACTCTTGTTCAAGCGAGTGCTCACAAGCGGTGTTCCTGCACAGTTCAGCGCTCCGGTGAAGGGCGTTAGCGCTTCGTCTCCGCCGCAGTTGTGCACCACAGGCGGGAATGGAAAGTGGGAGGTCTGGTTGATTGATGCCAAGGGCGCATCACAGGGCGTCATCGGCGCTTTCTGGCCGGAGTGCGGTGGAAGCGATGCTTGCCTGGCTGGGAAATGGCTCTCGCAGTCGGTAACCAACGGTTCGCCCGTGGCACCCAAGCGTGGCGGTTCGGGAATTCAACTGACCATCGGCACGAATGGACTGGCGACGATCAACTACAGCGGCATGCAGCCGATCGAGCAGCTCAACCTCCCAGGACAGGTCGTGAACAGCACGATTTATACCGGCACGGCAAGCGCTTACATTTCCGCAAAAAATGGATCGCTGACCGTAGGAACCGTGCAAAGCTCCGCCACCAGCTCGAAGATCACTGATTCACGCACCGGAAAAACTACCGGCGGGCTGTTGAGCGGCCTCGGATTCGTGTTTTACGGCGGAGGACATATTACGGGCTACAACTTGAACTACACCTGTAGCGGAGGAACCCTGGTTATCAAGCACTCGGTTGGCCCCAACTTGCTCTATCTGTTCACGTTCAAGCGCCAGTGAGATGGACGAAGCGATGTTGCTTGATCTCCACATGAAGAAGGCATGATGCTATGAAAAAAATAGGAACAGCGTTGGCTTTGGGTATCCTCTGGCTCGTGTTTCAGGGAACGATCACCGGCCAGGAAAAACAGAAAATGAGCCGCGTCACCGATACCGATAACAGGTACGGAAAAGGTGGAACACTGACCACGTATTACGATCCATACCCGCACGTCACGCGTGAAGAATGGACAGACAAAGATGGGAGAGTTCGTGAGCTCCATATAAATGATTCCCCTCATCGTGGCGAACAAGTATGGTTTTTCCAGAAGGATGGCAAGGTTATTGAATTTCTTCTGAGCCAGTCCCCAGGGAAGGGCCAGTGGCATCTGAGTCGCGGGAACGGTACCTTCAGTGGGTATTCGGATGGCCGTTCGGCGGATCTTCCAAAAGAGGATCTTCTGAAAATCATGGAAAAAGCTGAGAAGCAATTTGCGGCGGACGGCAAGATTTCCGACCAAATCTTCGAGGCAGATACCAACGTCGAGCAGCCGATATTACCTCCAAACGAAATCTTCTCATGCCGCAGAGTGGACCTGGCCACCGCAAAAGACAGCATCGAGAAGAAAATTAAACACATCGAAGAGCGCAGAAAGTTGATGAGCGATGCCTTCTACTACGAGGGTGCGGTGCAAACCCTGCAGGCCGCGTTCAAAGCCAAAGGGGTAACCTCTTCGATGAGCAGCGCTGATCCTTGGGGGAAAAGCGGTATCGGATCAGCCTGGACTGAGTCCGGCGAAGGCTTTTACAAGAACCATGTCGAGGCGCTTAACCAGTTACTGGGAGTGGTGGGGAAGCGCGGATACTCGACCGAAAGTGAGATGGCAAGGCTCGAGCAGGCGATGACTCGATGGGAGAAATTCGATAGTGACATCGAATCCCGGTTCAAGGCGCTGGTGGATGCTTATACGATCGAGGCCAAGGCCTACGACGAGCAGAACGACTATATGGCAAAGTATTTCCAGCAATTGGGGCAATTGCAGACGCGAAATCCCTATCCTTCCGATGCCATCGATTCGCTCAACGGCAAGATGTATAGCAACAAGAAGAGCTTCGACGATCGCATCAAGAAAATGGAAGATGTAGACCAGCAGGAGATTCGCGACAGGATCAAAGCCCTGGCAAGCGAACAAATCTTCAAATCGCTCACCGAGACCTCTGATTGCACACCTGGCACAAAGGAGCAGAAAAAGTGATTGAGATAAAGAGATTGCGGGCCCGGCCATGGGTCGCATTCGTTTGTGTTGCTTTGTTTTGTTTCCTGCCTGGCTGCGCGAAGAAAAACGCAGGGGAAGAGGCCGGCACCCCAGTGCAAAGCGGTGCGTCTGGGCAGCCTTCCTCAACCGCCGGTCAAGCGGGCGCTTCATCGCAGACCGGGACGGCAGAGAGCACACAACAGCACGAAATCAGCCTGGTCGCGCTTTCCGCCGGCGCATATATCGTGAAGAGACCAAGCGAATGGATGGATTCCGAGTCTGCCTACGCGCTGTTGGACGAAAATCCGCGGAGTAAGTGGGCAACGGCCCGCGGAACGACCAGTCCGCAGACCATCGTCATTGCTCTTCCCGAGAAGACGCTACTAAAGACCATTGCATTTGATAATCAATCGACTGATTCCCAGTTCACAGGGTGCGGCGCAAAAGACATCAGCGTCGAGATGTCAGACGCCAGTGAGAATGACGGGTTTCAGAAGATCGCCGAGGTTTCGCTGAAAGAAGGCACAGATGACCAGCGCTTCCCGGTGTCGGCAGAGGTCCCGGGACGCTGGGTGCGCCTGACGGTTAAGAACAATCACAGCTCCGATCCTGACAACACAATCGAACTCAACGAGTTCCGCGCCTACGGAACACAGCTCACGCACACGCCCATGCCCGATCTCAGCGGCACCTATGATTTCGATTTTACCGGCGGTTTTCATGTGAAACAGGAGGGAACATTCCTCACCGGCTGTTACGAAAGCCGCGAGGGCCTGATCAAAGGCGGCGTCGAAGGCCACATCGGGAAATTTACATGGTTTGAAAAGAGCGGTTACGAGATCAAGGAGATGGGTTCGGCAATCATGGTGCTCCCCCCTGACGGCAAGCAGGCCATCGGTGTGTGGTGGGAGGGAATGAATACCGATAACAGCGAACGGATCTTGATTGGTCCCAAAAAGAGCAGCGATATCGGTTCCTGTGCGCACTGGGCGGGCGGCCTGGAGCAACAGTTGATCAAAGACCTGGAGCAGTTTGGGCGAGCCCGTGTCTATGGCATTAACTTCGATACCGACTCCGATCAACTCAAGGCGGAATCCAAACCGACGCTCGATAAAATCGCGTCTATCTTAAAGGCGAAGCCGGATTGGAAGATCACCATCGAGGGACATACGGACTCAACCTCCACGCCACAGCACAACCAGGACCTTTCGGAAAAGCGGGCTGCGACAGTCAAGAGCTATCTGCAATCGGCAGGAATCAATCCATCGCGAATGAACACGGCAGGATATGGCGCCACCAAGCCCGTCGCCAGCAACGATACTGAAATCGGCCGGGCCCAGAACCGGCGCGTGGAACTCATGAAGCAATAAGCTGATTCAGCTCTAGAGTCCGATGTACGAGAATGGAGTCAAGAAAATGGTGCGCCCCGGATGCAGACGATACGGAAGCCCGGAGCTGCTTTTGTGATATCACTCTGGCACTAAAATGCTGACTTTCTCGGAACTACGGTTCATCATTAAGTCTTGGCATTCGAGAATGCCGGCGGATCTTTTTGCGCCCTCAGTTCCTTGACAACTTAATCGACAACTCAATCGCCAATCGCGATTTCTGAGCATCGCAAACCCGCAACCACTGGAATAACATTCAGCGTTATTTGCATATAAGTAAACATTCGGACTGCTCAGCTGGTCCCTCGACCCAAAGTCACTTTCCTCAATAATGACGAGGCTCCTGTGACTTCCCAGCGCGCCTCAGACACTACCAGCAAGTACCCCCACTTTTCCTCATCTGACCGGCTGGCGAAGGTAACTAAAGAGGTAACAACAATCTTTACTCTGCTTCCCCGCCAACCACCTCCCAGCTAACGGCGGTGATGCCAGACTCCAGGCTGAGCCGGCCAACAATCTGCTCCAGCAAAGCATCTTGACGGCCGCTGCTCAACAATGTCGCGCGGACCTCGACCTTGCCGGCGGGATCAACATCTTCACTCTGCAAAGCCTGCAAGGCCATGGGCAGCGCCTGAACTGCGTGCAGCAAAAGGGCGCGGACATGTCCTTCACTATCGCTGCGGCAGGTGAGGCGAAACAGGTATAGGGTCTCGGAGCCGTTTGCACCCGTAGGCTGGCGGTCAATCTTGAGAGCGATGGGGCGCAAGCCGATGTTGGCGAGCAGCACCGCTGAGGCCCCAATCGCTGCCTCCCGCAGATAACCGAAGCCACACAGCGAGCCCACCGCGGCAGAGCACCACAGAGTAGCTGCAGTATTCAGCCCGCGCACGCTCAAGCCTTCACGCATGATCACGCCTGCACCAAGAAAGCCGATGCCAGAGACGACCTGGGCGGCTATCTGCAACGAGCCGGCACCAGTCGGCAAAAGACGCGAGATGGTCACGAACAACGCCGCCCCGGTAGAGACGAGCGCGTTGGTGCGCAGTCCTGCCATCCTCTGGTGCCACTGCCTCTCCGCGCCAATGGCGGACCCCAGAAGAAATGCGGCAAAAAGATACAAGAGAAAGTGGATCAAATCCATGCTGTTTGTCCAACGAATTGATATGCGCGCTCAGCCCGTAACGGTTGTCCAGATAAGGCCAATCGTAAGTAAGATCATGACGACACTTGTGCTCCAGGCAATTACGTTGGCGAAGACGGAATTCTTATGCTCACCCATTAGTTCGCGCTTGTTGACGAGAATCAGCATGTAAACCAGCACGAAAGGCAAAAGAATTCCGTTGGCGACCTGGGAAAAAATGATGACCTTGATGAGCGGCAACCTGGGAATCAGGACAACTCCTGCTCCGCCGGCAATCAACAGCGTATATAGCCAGTAGAAGACCGGCGCTTCCGAGAATTTCTTGTTGACCCCAGATTCCACTCCCAAACCTTCACAAATGTTGTAGGCGGTGGCCAGTGGAAGGATGGCTGCCGAGAGCAGTGAAGCATTGACTAAGCCGACGGTAAACAGGAGTGCGGCAAATTTGCCCGCCAGAGGAGCTAAGGCTCTAGCTGCCTGGCTGGCGTCCGTGATGTCGTGTAGGCCCTTGACGTGCAATGTCGCGGCGCAGGCCACAACAATAAAAAAGGCAATCACGTCGGTGATGATGCAGCCCAGGAAAACGTCGAGACGGCACAGATGGTATTTGTCTTTCGGGATTTCTTTTTCCACCACCGAGGCCTGCAGATAAAACTGCATCCATGGGGTGATGGTCGTGCCCACCAGGCCAACCACCATCACCAGATACTCGGAGTTGCGGCTGAACGTGGGAACAATGGTATCGTGCAGCGCCTTGTGCCAATCGGGATGCGCATAGAAAGCCGATATAGGATAGGCAAAATAAATCAGCGAGAACAAAATCAAAATACGCTCGACCGGCTTGTAACTGCCCTTGACCACCACCGCCCAGACCAGGGCCGCACCAGCGGGAACTACCAGATACTTGCTCACATCAAAAATGCCCATGCCGGTGGCCAGACCGGCAAACTCAGCAACAATGTTCCCGAAATCCGCAATGCCCAGGACCAGGATTGTGAATGCAGCCGCACGTATTCCGAAATTCTCCCGGATCAGGTCAGAGAGTCCTTTGCCGGTAATCACTCCCATGCGCGCAGCCATTTCCTGCACGACCATCAGCGCAATGGTGGTGGGAATCAGGGTCCAGAGAAGCGTATAGCCGAACTTCGCTCCCGCCTGGGAATAGGTAAGGATGCCACCTGGATCGTTATCCACGTTGGCGGTGATAAATCCGGGACCCAGGACCGCAAAAAAAGCCAGCAGACGGAACTGCATCAGGCTGAAGAACGGTCTTTTTTTGAAGACCTTTCTGTAAACCTTAGTGACTTTTCCGGGTTCCTGTAACGTGGGCTCAGTCATGCGATGGTCCGGTGTTCGTTATTAAAAATCTACGTGCATCCGCAATGCGGGAACTACAACTGGGCCACGATCGCGGTTATAGCCGGGATTAACAACGTATTGCAGCTCAGGTGAGCTGAATATCCCGCGCCAAAGGTGAAGATTGTAATAGACCTCAGTGATATTTTCGCGTCCGTAATTCAGATTTCCGTCTCCCAACAAAAACCCCTGACCACCCAGCTTCAGATATTGCTGATGCGCCTTCGAGATGCCATTGCTCACAAAGGCCAGCCCCACCCGGTCAAACTTGCGTCCCCAGGGAATGCCTTTATAGTCGGCGCCCAACAGGATAGTCTCATTGACCTCGGTATAAGCAAAGGATTCGTTGTTGCCTTCGTTCCAGCCCCAACGTCCAAAGACGCGCATATCAGTGGAAACTTCCTGGTCAGCACTGATACCAAAGCCGTACTTGATACGCCCCTTGCGACGGTGCGCAGTAACATCGGGCACCGGATCCTTCCCTGCCAGAAAGGCGCCGATGGCTTCCTGATAGCTGCCCATGTTGGCATGATTCACATACGTCAAAAAGCGAAATACTGCCGCCCGTCTGGGGAGAGCCGAACGCCGCAGTTCGAATTCGATATTTTCCGCGCGGGCGAGGCGTAGGTTCCAATCGAGATCAATGCCGTTGGCAATTTTTGGCATGAGCGCCTCAGCAAAGCGCAGCGCCCAATCTCGGTCCTGATATTCCACGCGAACTCCGTAGGTGTAGCCGCGCGTATCAGCGGCGTAGTCGTAGCCACCGTTGTTGTCAATCGTCCAGTTCAAAAATTGATCATGGCTGCTATTGGCGACAGAATTGGTGTCGAACCAATCAACGACGCTTATTTTCCCGGCATTGATTTCAAGGCGGCGCTCCGGCAATTCCGTGGCCAGAGAAAATGGCCCGCGCTCCGACTCAACCATCTTGGAGCTGAGAGGAATGACCTGATGCAGCATCATGCGCGCAATATACGGAGCAGCACCCAACGCAGGGTTACGAACCACATCGAGATCGGTAAAGCCGGCCAGTCCCAGAGCGTCGCTGATTCCTCGTCCTTCGGCACTTTCAATGTCGAAGAGAAATTCAGTTCCCTTGGCGAGGCGCACTCCCGTGTACAGAGTGAAAACGCGAGAATTGGTGAGTTCGCCTTTGGGTCTCAGGCTGCCCGGCGCGGAATAAGGCGCGTGAAAGGCGAAATGTCCTTGCCAGATGATGTTGGCCTGTCCGGAAACCCATAGCCAGTCAGGCTTGGAGTGCCCAAAGATCGTAGGGGGATCGCTGGGATCGGCGCTCTTCTCTTGCTTTGAATCTTGACTTGGCACGTTCGAACTCGGAGCATTTGTGTCCGGAATATTTGGATTCGGGGCCTGTGGGAGTTCGGTGCTTTGAGAAGAAGGCTTAGAAGTCTGCGCAGACAGAGCAAGGCACAACAGCATTGCTGTGCAAAGTAACAGAAGCGAATCTCGTAAGCGCAAAGGTAGGTCGTCCTGACATTTTTAGTAAGTTGAGCCTGATTTATGAATGTAGCAGATGGCACTATTAAAAGCCCACAGAAATTTGGCATTCATGGAAAATTAATAAAAAGCAATTCATGTTTTGTTTATACGGAAAACCATAAAGCTCAGCCGACCCTAGCTAAGAGTGCAGTCAGGCCAAAAATTGTGACGGAGCAGGTCATTCCTGCTCCGCCACGGTGTTTTAAATAAATTTAAAGTTACATATGGTGAGGCCGGCGCTGCTCGACTGCGTCGTCGCGGCGACGGGGTGTTGATGAGTTACGATCAACGGGTTTGCTGTTTGGATCAACATGCTTGCCCGCCGGCAGATCGTCCAGGAACTGCGGCACGATGCGCGCCTTGGTCGCGTGCTCGAAGCCGGAAGCCAGCTTGATGAGCGTGGGTTCGCTGAAAGCCGTACCAAAGAAGCTGATTCCCATGGGTAGACCAAACAGGTTCCCCAGGGGCACGTTGATGATGGGATAGCCGCCGATTGCTGCAAGGTTCGACGTACCGAAAAAGAAGCGATCGCCAAAGATCAGGTCCGTAGGCCAGGCGGTCGTGCCGGTCGCCGACACGATACCATCAAGGCTGAACTTGCTTAGCGCCAGGTCAATGCCATTCACAGTAGCGAGGCGATCAATATCCAGCGCCTGGTTGTAGGTCATGCCACCAAAGGCAGGTTGGGGATCATCTGGACCAGTGGCAAGCGACTGGGCCAGATCGAAGATCTCCTGCGCGAAGAACGGCATTTCGACTGCTGCGTTGGCATTGTTAAAGGCAATGGCGTCAGCCAGGGTCTTGCCGGCCATAGGAACACCTACGCGAGTGGCAAAGTAGTTCCGCAGATCGCTGACGAAATCGAACACCAGCACCAGGAATTCGCCATTGCCAGGCGGGAAGGTGAAGCCTTGCGCCTCAAGATCCACGAGTGTCGCGCCCGCACCC
Coding sequences within:
- a CDS encoding carbohydrate porin — encoded protein: MPSQDSKQEKSADPSDPPTIFGHSKPDWLWVSGQANIIWQGHFAFHAPYSAPGSLRPKGELTNSRVFTLYTGVRLAKGTEFLFDIESAEGRGISDALGLAGFTDLDVVRNPALGAAPYIARMMLHQVIPLSSKMVESERGPFSLATELPERRLEINAGKISVVDWFDTNSVANSSHDQFLNWTIDNNGGYDYAADTRGYTYGVRVEYQDRDWALRFAEALMPKIANGIDLDWNLRLARAENIEFELRRSALPRRAAVFRFLTYVNHANMGSYQEAIGAFLAGKDPVPDVTAHRRKGRIKYGFGISADQEVSTDMRVFGRWGWNEGNNESFAYTEVNETILLGADYKGIPWGRKFDRVGLAFVSNGISKAHQQYLKLGGQGFLLGDGNLNYGRENITEVYYNLHLWRGIFSSPELQYVVNPGYNRDRGPVVVPALRMHVDF
- a CDS encoding OmpA family protein, with the translated sequence MIEIKRLRARPWVAFVCVALFCFLPGCAKKNAGEEAGTPVQSGASGQPSSTAGQAGASSQTGTAESTQQHEISLVALSAGAYIVKRPSEWMDSESAYALLDENPRSKWATARGTTSPQTIVIALPEKTLLKTIAFDNQSTDSQFTGCGAKDISVEMSDASENDGFQKIAEVSLKEGTDDQRFPVSAEVPGRWVRLTVKNNHSSDPDNTIELNEFRAYGTQLTHTPMPDLSGTYDFDFTGGFHVKQEGTFLTGCYESREGLIKGGVEGHIGKFTWFEKSGYEIKEMGSAIMVLPPDGKQAIGVWWEGMNTDNSERILIGPKKSSDIGSCAHWAGGLEQQLIKDLEQFGRARVYGINFDTDSDQLKAESKPTLDKIASILKAKPDWKITIEGHTDSTSTPQHNQDLSEKRAATVKSYLQSAGINPSRMNTAGYGATKPVASNDTEIGRAQNRRVELMKQ
- a CDS encoding Nramp family divalent metal transporter; protein product: MTEPTLQEPGKVTKVYRKVFKKRPFFSLMQFRLLAFFAVLGPGFITANVDNDPGGILTYSQAGAKFGYTLLWTLIPTTIALMVVQEMAARMGVITGKGLSDLIRENFGIRAAAFTILVLGIADFGNIVAEFAGLATGMGIFDVSKYLVVPAGAALVWAVVVKGSYKPVERILILFSLIYFAYPISAFYAHPDWHKALHDTIVPTFSRNSEYLVMVVGLVGTTITPWMQFYLQASVVEKEIPKDKYHLCRLDVFLGCIITDVIAFFIVVACAATLHVKGLHDITDASQAARALAPLAGKFAALLFTVGLVNASLLSAAILPLATAYNICEGLGVESGVNKKFSEAPVFYWLYTLLIAGGAGVVLIPRLPLIKVIIFSQVANGILLPFVLVYMLILVNKRELMGEHKNSVFANVIAWSTSVVMILLTIGLIWTTVTG
- a CDS encoding MgtC/SapB family protein codes for the protein MDLIHFLLYLFAAFLLGSAIGAERQWHQRMAGLRTNALVSTGAALFVTISRLLPTGAGSLQIAAQVVSGIGFLGAGVIMREGLSVRGLNTAATLWCSAAVGSLCGFGYLREAAIGASAVLLANIGLRPIALKIDRQPTGANGSETLYLFRLTCRSDSEGHVRALLLHAVQALPMALQALQSEDVDPAGKVEVRATLLSSGRQDALLEQIVGRLSLESGITAVSWEVVGGEAE